In Cyanobium sp. Tous-M-B4, a single genomic region encodes these proteins:
- a CDS encoding TIGR03943 family putative permease subunit — MRAFALGLWGAVLLQSSLSGRLDLLLSGVFHPLVALSGVALLLLAGLLLAELARRGQGSPAPSRRQAIPKIWWLSAAVALLVLAIPPNPSFSTLAANRPAELGDETELSFVLPPAQRSLTDWVRLLRSQPDPSLYAGDPVRISGFVLPQPGEPPQLARLLVRCCLADATPVGLPVRWPAGRPPRADQWLAVEGTMAIEERNGQSRSVVVPQRITPIARPKRPLEP, encoded by the coding sequence ATGCGCGCCTTCGCCCTGGGGCTGTGGGGAGCCGTGCTGCTGCAAAGCAGCCTCAGCGGCAGGCTGGATCTCTTGCTCAGCGGCGTTTTCCACCCACTAGTGGCGCTGAGCGGTGTGGCCTTGCTGCTACTGGCTGGCCTGCTGCTGGCTGAACTAGCGCGAAGGGGCCAGGGAAGCCCAGCCCCATCGCGACGCCAAGCCATCCCAAAAATCTGGTGGCTGAGCGCCGCAGTGGCTTTGCTGGTGTTGGCCATTCCCCCCAACCCCTCCTTCAGCACCCTGGCCGCCAACCGGCCCGCCGAGCTGGGCGATGAGACTGAGCTGAGCTTCGTGCTGCCGCCAGCCCAGCGCAGCCTCACCGATTGGGTGCGCTTGCTGCGCAGCCAACCCGACCCCAGCCTCTACGCGGGTGATCCCGTGCGGATCAGCGGCTTTGTCTTGCCCCAGCCGGGTGAGCCCCCCCAGCTAGCCAGGCTGCTGGTGCGCTGCTGTCTCGCCGATGCCACCCCGGTGGGCCTACCTGTGCGCTGGCCAGCCGGCCGGCCGCCCCGGGCGGATCAATGGCTGGCGGTGGAGGGCACCATGGCTATTGAGGAACGCAACGGCCAGAGCCGCAGCGTGGTGGTACCGCAGCGAATCACACCGATTGCCCGGCCCAAGCGGCCCTTGGAACCATGA
- a CDS encoding metal ABC transporter permease has protein sequence METLWWLLPLVLALVIGGLCPLAGTLLLVQRRLFLANLVSHAVLPGLALALALRLDPGLGGVISGLAGALLAERLSRGDRSGEGGDEAVLNTVLAGFLGLGVLLIPLLHIRVDLEAVLFGDLLAAAPADLLRSLLALVAVLLLLAWRYHHYVYLGVDPLGAASAGLPVQRLRLLLTLVTAFTVVSAMTAVGVVLVIALMGAPALVALAGAASLRQALWRSALVGMGISGGGFLLAIQPAVNLPPGPLIGVLCMGLLPLASLQHRRLSACR, from the coding sequence ATGGAGACTCTTTGGTGGCTGCTGCCCCTGGTGCTGGCGCTGGTGATCGGCGGCCTCTGCCCATTGGCCGGCACCTTGCTGCTGGTGCAGCGGCGCCTGTTCCTGGCGAATCTCGTGTCGCACGCGGTGTTGCCGGGTTTGGCGCTGGCGCTGGCCCTGCGGCTTGATCCGGGCCTCGGTGGGGTGATCAGCGGCCTGGCCGGTGCCCTGTTGGCGGAGCGGCTCAGCCGCGGTGATCGTTCTGGTGAAGGGGGCGATGAGGCGGTGCTCAACACCGTGCTGGCTGGCTTTCTCGGTTTAGGGGTGCTGTTGATTCCCCTGCTGCACATCCGGGTCGATCTGGAGGCGGTGCTGTTTGGCGATCTGCTGGCCGCCGCTCCTGCCGACCTGCTGCGCAGCCTGCTGGCCCTGGTGGCGGTGCTGCTGCTGCTCGCCTGGCGCTATCATCACTACGTGTATCTGGGGGTGGATCCCCTCGGCGCCGCCAGTGCTGGTTTGCCGGTGCAGCGGCTGCGGCTGCTGCTCACCCTGGTGACGGCCTTCACGGTGGTGAGCGCCATGACCGCCGTGGGGGTGGTGCTGGTGATTGCCTTGATGGGTGCTCCGGCCCTAGTGGCCTTGGCTGGAGCCGCCAGCCTGCGCCAGGCCCTGTGGCGCTCGGCCCTGGTGGGTATGGGGATCAGCGGTGGCGGCTTTCTGCTGGCGATCCAGCCAGCTGTGAACCTGCCGCCCGGCCCCCTGATCGGGGTGCTCTGCATGGGCCTGCTGCCCCTGGCCTCCCTGCAGCACCGGCGCCTATCAGCCTGCCGGTAG